The Methylobacterium durans nucleotide sequence GGCAGGTGGGCGGCGAGACCGGCGAGCGCCGCTGAGCCGCCCGTTTGAGAGAAGAGCTTGTTCGTGCCCCATACCAGCGTCACCGAAGCCATTGAGGCGTTCAGCCGCGGCGAGATCGTCGTCGTCACCGACGATGACGACCGCGAGAACGAGGGCGACCTCGTCGTCGCGGCCTCCCTCTGTACGCCGGAGAAGATGGCCTTCATCATCCGCAACACCTGCGGCATCGTCTGCGCGCCCATCACGCAAGGGGAGGCGCGCCGCCTGCGCCTCGACCCGATGGTGGCCTCGAACGACGCGCCGCTGGGCACCGCCTTCACCGTCACGGTGGACGTGAAGCACGGCCTCACCACCGGCATCTCGGCCGAGCAGCGCTGCAACACCGTGCGGGCGCTCGCCAACGGCAACATGGGCGCCTCGGATTTCGTTCGGCCGGGCCACGTCTTCCCGCTCATCGCCCGGGACGGCGGCGTGCTGATGCGCTCCGGCCATACGGAGGCGGCGGTCGATCTCTGCCGGCTCGCCGACCTGCCGCCTGTCGGCGTGATCTGCGAGCTCGCCAACGACGACGGTACCGTGATGAAGGGGCCGCAGATCGAGGATTTCGCCGAGCGCCACGCCCTCAAGCGCGTCTCGGTGGCCGACCTGATCGCCTACCGGCAGGCCCGCGACAAGCTGGTCGAGCGGGTGGGGAGCTTCCCCGTCCGGACCGAGTTCGGCGAGATGACGGGCTACGCCTACACCACGCCCTTCGAGTCGATCCAGCAATTCGCCTTCGTGCACGGGCGCATCGGCGACGGGCGCGACCTTCTGGTGCGGCTCCACCGCTCGAACGTCGTCGCCGACGTGATCGAGGGTGGCAAGCTGATCGAGAGCGTGATGGCCCGCTTCGCCCGCGAGGGACGGGGCGTCCTCGTCTACCTGCGCGACGGCACGGCGGGCGTGCCGCTCTCGCGCTTCGCGGAGGAGGGGACGGAGGCGCAGCGCGTGCGCCAGTGGCGCGAGGTGGGGCTCGGCGCCCAGATCCTGCGCGACCTCGGCGTGGTCTCGATCCGCAACCTGTCCGCGTCGTCGCGCGCCTATGTCGGCCTGTCGGGTTTCGGAATCGAGATGCTCGGTGAGGAGCCGCTGGACGGCTAGAGCATTTTCCGCGGGGGTGGTTGCCGGTTCCGCGAAAGAAAAGGCGGCCTTATCAATGAGCTGGAGCATGTCCCGTGATCCGATGATCACGGGACATGCTCCAGCGGGTCAGCGCCCGAGCAGCGCGTCCACATGCGCGGCGGCCGAGCGCGCCAGACCTTCCAGGCTGTAACCGCCCTCCAGCACCGAGACGATCCGGCCGCCCGCGTGGCGGTCGGCGAGGTCCATCAGCTTGCGCGTCGCCCAGGCGAAATCGGCATCGTCGAGGCGCAGGTTCGCGAGCGGGTCGAGCCGGTGGGCGTCGAAGCCCGCCGAGATGATGAGGATGTCCGGCCGGAACGCCTCCAGCCGCGGCAGGATGCCCGCCTCGAACGCCTCGCGGAACACCGCGCCGTCGTCGTTGGGGCGCAGCGGCACGTTCACGATCGTGTCCCGCGTGCCCCGTTCCGAGGCCGCGCCGGTGCCCGGAAACAGCGGCATCTGGTGCGTCGAGGCGTACATGACGCTGGCATCGTCCCAGAAGATGTCCTGGCTGCCGTTGCCGTGGTGCACGTCCCAATCGACGATCGCGACGCGCTCGGCGCCGTGCGCCCTCTGCGCGTGGCGCGCCGCGATCGCCGCGTGGTTGAACAGGCAGAAGCCCATCGCGGTGGCGCGCTCGGCGTGGTGGCCCGGCGGGCGCATGGCCACGAAGGCGTTGGCGCACTCGCCCGCCATCACCGCGTCGACCGCGTGCACCGCGCCGCCGACGGCGCGGAGCGCCGCCTCCAGGGTGCCCGGCGACATCAGCGTGTCGGAATCGATCTGGACGTAGCCACTCGCGGGCGAGGCCGCCACGATCGCCTCCACGTAGGCGGCCGGATGGACGAGGGTCGCGACCTCGGGCTCCGCCTTCGGGGCGAGGCCGCGCACGAGGCCGGCGAAGCGCTCGTCCTCGAGCGCCCGCTCGATGGCACGGATCCGGTCCGGCCGCTCGGGATGCCCCTCAGGAATCGCGTGGTCGAGGGCCGCCGGATGGCTCATGTACAGGGTGCTCACGCGGATCCTCCCGGCGGCCGTTCCCGGCAAACCGCTCGCGACGCGTCGCTGCCGGACGCGGGTCGACTGTGGCATGGAACGGTCGGCGCGAGCTACGAGGAACGCGCGCCGGCAAGATTCGCGAAAGGCTGCTTCGTGAGCACGCTTTAACCTGAACGCCAGTTCAGACTTGCCCGTTAACCGCGAAGTCGATCCGCTCCCGCATAGTCGATTTCAGACAGGTTCAAAGACCGGCTCAAGCAAAAGCCGGGGGAGCATCAAGAGATGATCAACGCTTCGCTGCAGGATTTCTGTAACCGTATTGCCGCCGCCGGACGCATCACGACCGCCGACCTGTCGGTGCTCGGCGACGAGCTTCTGCCGGACGGCATCACGGTCCGCGACGAGGCCGACCTCCTGATCGCCCTCGACCGCGCTGTGCCGGTCTCGAACCCGGCCTTCGCCGATTTCCTCGTCGCCGCGATCGTCGACTTCGCCGTCTGGGGCGAACGGCCGACCGGCTACATCAACGCGGAGACGGCGCGCTGGCTCGCCGCCTCGATCGGCAACGGGCGCGGTCCGACGGCGACCGGCGCCCGCATCGCGGTCGAGATCGTGCGCGAGGCCCAGGCGAGCGACGAGACGCTGATCGCCTTCGCGCTCGCCGCCAACAGGCGCGTGGCGGAAGGGGTCGACGTCGAGACCCGCCTCGCGGCCTGAGCCATTCTATGCGTGAGCGGTCGCCCGACCCGAGGATTGGACAGATAGTGCTGTCATCGGCCGCGTAAGACGCGCCCTTCAGCAAAAATGTTCGCCGATCCGCCGTCTTCCCCCGCGTGAGAGCGCGCCGATCGTAACGGAATGGCCGGCCGAAGATCGGATACTCGCCGCCGTGGCAATCGGGCGGGCAGGGATGGCCAGACGCGTCTCACGGAAGGCGGACGAGCAAGGGCAGGTGGAACGCCGCTCGTCCCGCTACGTGGCCCTCGACGGTCTCGACGCGGCGGGACGCGAGAAGCTCCTCGCCGAACTCGACGCCGTCCTGGCGTGCCGTGTCCGCGACATCAGCCTGACGGGGCGGCTCCGGGAGATCTACCGCGCCGCGAGCTGGCGCCACCGCAGCCGCACCATCCGGTTCTGGCTGCTCTGGGTTTCGGTCTTCAGCGCCGTCACCTGCCTGATCGACTACGTGATGCACCCGCCGCTCCTGGGCGTCTCCCTGGCCCTGCGCAGCGTCTTCATCCCGGTCTTCTACGCCGTCCTGGCCTGGATCTGGGTGCGGCCGAGGGCGTCCTGGATCGAGGGGGTGACCCTGCCGCTGACCGTCGCCGCCATGATGCTCGTGGCGGAGCTCCTCGGCAGCGCCGGAGGCGGCGCGCTGCACGAGCGCTACCTCATGGGCGGCCTGTTCGCGACGTCGACCGCGATCGTCGTCTTCCCGATCGAGCGGGTCTGGTCGATCGCCGGGACAGTCGTCGTCATCGGCCTGTTCCTGATGTTCGGGCTGATGAACCCGAATGTCGACGCCAAGGTGCCGATCCTTGAGACGACCTTCTTCACCTTCGTGATCGGCTGCCTCGTGCCAGCCCGGCAGGCGATGAACACCGTCCTCGCACATGCCTACCTTCTGAGCCTGCGCAAACGGATCCTGACAGAGGCGCTCGCCGCCGCGAACGCGCGGCTCGCGGTCCTGGCGGACACGGACGGGCTCACCGGCCTGCCGAACCGCCGCGCCTTCCAGGGCCGCCTCGCCCGGGACTGGGCCGAGCAGGCGGCACGATCGGGCACGATCGGCGCCATCCTGATCGACGTGGACCACTTCAAGCGCTTCAACGACAGCGCCGGCCACGCCGCGGGCGACCGCTGCCTCGTCGCCGTGGCTGCGGCGATCCGTGCGACGATGCCGGACGGCGCGCTCGCGGCCCGCTACGGCGGCGAGGAATTCGTCGCCGTCGTGCCCGGCACCCGGCCGCGCGACGATCGCCAAGCGGATCCGCTCCGACGTCGCCGCCCTCGCGCTGCCCCATCCGGGCTTCTCCGACGGCCGCTCCGTGACGGTGAGCGTCGGAATCGCGCTCGCACCCGCCGAGGGCGATGCATCCGTGGCGGAGGGGCTCCTGCAGTGCGCCGATGCAGCCCTCTACGAGGCCAAGGCTCGGGGACGCGACAGCGTGGTCGCCGCCTGGGCCATGAAGGTCGCGCCCGCCGAGACGGGCGACGTCCGCGCCGCCTGAGGCGGCAGCCGGGGCCGTCCCGGGTGCGCGCCCGCGCGAAACCTGTCCCCACCGACGAAGGTCGCCTTCCAGAACGCGCGCAAGTGCTTTAACGGGGGCGAAGCTTGGGCGCCGGTTTCGCCGCCGAGTTCCTTTGAACTGAATACGGTATTCGATGTTCGAGAAAATTCTGATCGCGAACCGCGGCGAGATCGCCTGCCGCATCATCAAGACGGCCCGCCGGATGGGCATCAAGACCGTCGCGGTCTACTCGGATGCCGACCGGGACGCGGTGCATGTCGCGATGGCGGACGAGGCCGTCCATATCGGCCCGGCGCCGGCGGCCCAGTCCTACCTCCTGATCGAGCGCATCATCGACGCCTGCAAGCAGACCGGCGCACAGGCGGTGCATCCGGGCTACGGCTTCCTGTCCGAGCGGGAGGCCTTCCCGAAGGCGCTCGCCGAGGCCGGCATCGTCTTCATCGGGCCCAATCCCGGCGCCATCGCGGCGATGGGCGACAAAATCGAGTCCAAGAAGGCGGCCTCCGCCGCCAAGGTCTCGACCGTGCCGGGCTTCCTCGGCGTCATCGATTCCCCCGAGCACGCCGTGACGATCGCCGACGAGATCGGCTACCCCGTGATGATCAAGGCCTCCGCCGGCGGCGGCGGCAAGGGCATGCGCATCGCCCATTCGGCGGCGGAGGTCGCGGAGGGATTTGCCCGCGCGAAATCCGAGGCGGCCTCCTCCTTCGGCGACGACCGGGTGTTCGTCGAGAAATTCATCACCGATCCGCGCCACATCGAGATCCAGGTGATCGGCGACAAGCACGGCAACGTCATCTACCTGGGCGAGCGCGAGTGCTCGATCCAGCGCCGCAATCAGAAGGTGATCGAGGAGGCCCCGTCCCCGCTCCTCGACGAGGAGACCCGGCGGAAGATGGGCGAGCAGGCCGTCGCGCTCGCGAAGGCCGTGAACTACGATTCGGCCGGCACCGTCGAGTTCGTGGCGGGCCAGGACAAGTCCTTCTACTTCCTGGAGATGAACACCCGCCTGCAGGTGGAGCATCCGGTCACCGAGATGATCACCGGCCTCGACCTCGTGGAGCTGATGATCCGGGTCGCGGCGGGCGAGAGGCTGCCGCTCACGCAATCCGACGTGAAGCTCGACGGCTGGGCCGTCGAGAGCCGCGTCTACGCGGAGGACCCGACCCGCAACTTCCTGCCCTCGATCGGCCGGCTGACCACCTACCAGCCGCCGGAGGAGGGACGCCGGGGCACCGCGATCGTGCGCAACGACACGGGCGTCGAGGAGGGCGGCGAGATCGCGATCCACTACGACCCGATGATCGCCAAGCTCGTGACCTGGGCGCCGACCCGGGCGGAGGCGATCGAGGCGCAGGGAGAGGCGCTCGACGCCTTCGCGATCGATGGCATCCGCCACAACATCCCGTTCCTCTCCGCGCTGATGGCGCATCCGCGCTGGCGCGAGGGCCGGCTCTCGACGGGCTTCATCGCGGAGGAATTCCCCGAGGGTTTCGCGGCGCCGGAGCCGCGGGGCGAGATCGCCCGGCACATGGCCGCGGCGGCAGCCGCCATCGACCACAAGCTCAACCAGCGTAAGCGCGGCATCTCGGGCCAGATGCGCGACCCCGGCCTCCTGCATTTCGAGCGGGACCGCGTCGTGATCCTGGCCGGCGAATCCTACCCCGTCACCGTCGATTCGGACGGCGAGGACCTCGTCGTGACGGAGGCCGACGGCACGCCGCTCGCCGTGGCGAGCACCTGGCGGCCGGGCGAGCCGGTCTGGACCGGAACGATCGGCGGAGAGCGCGTCGCGATCCAGGTGCGCGGCCTCCTCAACGGGGTCGCGCTCCAGCACGCGGGCGCGGCGGCCGAGGCCCGCGTCTTCACGAAGCGCGAGGCGGAGCTCGCCGCGCTGATGCCGGTGAAGGAGCAGGCGGGCTCGGGCAAGCAGGTGCTCTGCCCGATGCCGGGCCTCGTGAAGCAGATCCTGGTCAAGGACGGCCAGGAGGTGAAGAACGGCGAGCCGCTCGCCATCGTCGAGGCGATGAAGATGGAGAACGTGCTGCGCGCCGAGCGCGACGCCACGGTCTCGAAGATCCACGCCAAGGAGGGCGACAGCCTCGCGGTCGATGCCGTGATCCTGGAATTCGCCTGAGCGACCGGGCGGTCCCTTGCCGCTCTACTTCGCCTACGGCGCCAACATGGACGCCGCCGCGATGGCGCTGCGCTGCCCCGCCTCGCGGCTGGTGGGGCAGGGCCGCCTCCACCGGCACCGCTTCATCGTGATGCGGGAAGGCTACGCCTCCGTGGTGCGGGACCCCGCCCGCACCGTCTGGGGCGTGCTCTGGGACCTCGCCCTCGCCGACATCCCCGCTCTCGACCGCTACGAGGGCGTCGCGGGCGGCCTCTACGCGAAGGCGTCGCAGCCGATCGCGACCGAGGGCGGCGTCAAGCGGGCGCTGATCTATCTCGGGCGCTCGACCGCGCCGGGCGTCCCCCGCCCCGGCTACCTGGAGGCGGTGCTGCGGGCCGGCGAGGCGGCGCAACTGCCCGCCGCCTACCGGAAGGAGATGCGCGCGTGGCTGCGCGGGCCCGGCTGAGGCCGCACCGCTAGAAGCGGGTGCGCAGCTCCACGTACAGGGTGCGCGGCGGGCCCGCGAAGATGCCGCCATTGTCCTCCGCGCTGGCGCGGGTGAAGGTGCGCCTGTCGAAGACGTTCGCCACGCCGAGGCTGAGGCGGGATGCGGGCGTGACCGCGTAGGTGGCGCGGGCGTTCCAGATTACCCATCCTGGGATGCGGCCGAAGCGCCCGTCCGCGGAGGGGGGCACGGTGTTGGCCTCGTCGGCGAACTGGTCCGACTGCGCGTAGCCGAACCAGTCGAAGCTCCAGGGCCCGGTGGCGTAGCCCGCCCCGACCGTACCCGTGTGCCGGGAATACAGGCGCAGGTCGTTGCCCGCGAAAGCGCCTTCCTGGATCGTCGCGCGGGTGTAGGCGTAGGTGGCGTAGGCGCTGAGGCCCGAGAGCGCCGTGTCGAGGCTGGCGAAATCGTAGCGCAGGCCCATCTCGACGCCGCGGTGGAGCGTGCGGCCGACATTGACGTAGTCGCTGCGGATCGCGTCGAACTCGATCTGGTTGTCGAAGCTCAGGCGGAACCATGCGATCTCGGCGGTGAGGCCGCCGAGCGTGGTGCGGGCACCGATCTCGGCGGTCGTGGCGATCTCGGGGGCGAGCTTCTGGTCGCTGCGGCTGAGCGGGAGCTGCAAGAAATTGAGCGAGCCGAACGAGCGCCCGACATTGCCGTAGAGGAACAGGTCGGGGCTCGCCGTGTAGCCGAGGCGCAGCGAGGGCAGCGGCACGGTGTAGTGCTCCTCCGCCCGGAACCCGTTCAGGTTGTTCGCCCGCCCGATCGTGACGTCCTCGACGCGGATGCCCGGCATCACCGTCAGGGCGCCGAAGGTCAGCTTGTCGTCGAGGTAGAAGGCGTGGGCTTCTGTCGCGCCGACCGAGTCGCGGTTCGGCACGGGCCTGTACAGGAACGGGTAGGAGCCGGCGCGGAAGCTGCGCCGAAGCCGCTTCTCGTCTGCATCCTCGCGGATGTAGCGGTAGCCGATCGAGGTCTCCTGCGGGACGCCGAACGGGTCCGAGCGGAGGCCGAAGCGCGGCTCGACGCCGAACGTGTTGTAGTTGCGCGGCGTGACGTCGAACTGCGTCGCGAGGCTGTCGCGGTTCCGGTTCGAGAGCGCGAAGCTGCGGTGGCTGCTGAGATCGAACACGGTCGTCTCGAAGTACTTGGTGCCGTCGAACTCGTTGACGTAGCGGGCCACGCCCTCGATGCGGCTGCCGTCGTAGGATTGATACGCGTTGGTCGAGCCGTAGGGGTTGCGCCGGTAGGCCGCCTGATCGAGGGGTCCGGGCAGCTCCGCCGAGGCGCTGTAGCCGTGCACGCGCCCGTCGACGTAGCTCTCCGGCGTCAGCTGGACCCGGTACTTGAGCATCACGTCGTCGATGTCCTGGTTCGATCGCGGCCGGAAGGAGGGGCCGTGGTTGCCCGAGTAAAGCAGCGCGAGGCCGCTGCCCTCGCCGTTAGAGCCGCCGATCACGATGTCCGACTGGCCGTTGAGGAATCCGCCGGCCGGGTCCGAGCCGTTGAGATTGCCCCGCAATCGTATCTGCCCGCCGAAATCCCTCGGGATCGGCCAGGTCACGTAGTTGATGACGCCGCCGACGTTCTGCGGCCCGTAGCGCACGGCGGCGCCACCCTTGATCACGTCGATCCGCTCCAGCATGCCGAACGAGACCGGCGCCAGGGACAGTTCGGGCTGCAGATAGGGCGCGCTGGAGAGCGGCACGCCGTCGAGGAGCACGGTTGCGTAGCCGCCGAGCCGCGAGGCGAGGCCGCGGATGCCGACGCTCTGCGCGAAGTCACCCGTGGCGGGCCCGTTCGGGATCGGCGTCTGCACGCCGGGGATCAGGCGCAGCGCGTCCGTGATGTTCTTGGCGCCGGCGGCCTCAAGATCCGTCCGGGTCGCCTCGCCGCGGCTGCCGGCATAGATGCGCGCCGCCGCCGGGACGCGAACGGTGGCGAGCGGGCTCGCGGTCACGTCGAGTTCCTCCAGCGTCACGGATGCCTGTGCCGGACCTTCGGCGCCCGGAGCGGCCCCGGCGGCCGTGCAGCCGGCGGCAAGCCACAGCAACGCGACGCGCGCCGCGCGGTGAATATCGTTCGATCTGTGCATGATACAACTATAAATTTAGAAGTCTTGACGGAATAGACTTATTGCATCAACCTTGTTCTGGATGAAGATCTATTTCTATTTCGCGTCGTCTTTAGAAGTATTTCAAGAAATGCACAGATGCTTGGTTGAAATGAAATCCACCATTAGCAATCGCACGTTGATTCACGGGCTGGTCGCGCACCCCGCCGCGGATCCGAGGGCGGAAGCGGGCCGGTGACGGGGCGGGAATCGCCGCGGGGGCGGCTCCGCGCGGCCTGGAAGCGCCTGCACCGCTGGTTCGGCCTCGGCGGGGGCGCGCTGCTGGTGCTGATCGGTCTGACGGGGAGCCTCAACGTCTTCTACCGGGAGATCGACGCGGCGCTGAATCCGGCCCTCTACCGGCCGGCCTCGCCGGAGCGGCGGATCGGCCCATCGGAGGCGCTCGCCGCCGCCGCGCAGGCCGACCGCGAGCCCGTGAGCCAGATCGCGCCGCCGGACTGCGTCTGGCCGGTCTGGGTGATCGTTCACGCGCACCCCGACCGCCGGACCTGGACGACGATGATCGACCCGTCGGACGGCCGCGTGCTCGGCCGGCGGGACACGGGGACCGCCTTCGCCCACCTCGTCTACCGGCTGCACCACACGCTGCTGCTGCGCGACTGGTGGGGCAAGGAGGCGGTGGGCGTGGCCGGGATCGGGCTGCTGCTGTCCTGCTTGAGCGGCCTCTGGCTGTGGTGGCCGAGGCCGGGCCGCTTCCGTCGCTCCGTCACCCTGCGGCGCGGCGTGTCGCGCCAGCGCTTCTGGCTCGATCTCCACGGTGCCGCAGGCTTCTGGGCCTGCGCCGTGCTCGTCGTCGTCGCCGTGACGGGGATCGGCCACATCTTCCCGGGTCTGATGCGGCCGGTCGTCGGCGCGTTCTCGCCGGTCACGGCCCTGCCGTCGCCGAACCTGCCCGCCTCGGATGCCCCGCGGCTCGGCGCGGACGCGATCCTGGCGGCGGTCCGGTCGGCCCATCCCGAGGCTGCGGTCACGCGGATCAACCCGCCCTCCGGCAGCCGCAATTCCTGGCGCGTCTTCCTCGCGCCCCCGGGCGTCGACCCCGCCTTCCGCAGCGACGGGGTGCTCTGGCTCGATCCCTGGAGCGGGCGCATCGTCGAGGACCGGAGCTGGGGCGCGATGTCGAACGGGAACCGCTATCAGGCGCTTCAGATCTGGCTGCACAACGGCTCCGTGGCCGGCCTGCCCGGGCGCCTCCTCGTGTTCGCGGCGGGCTTCGCGCCCCTCCTCCTGTTCGCCTCCGGCTTCGCCGTCTGGCGCTCCCGCCGGGCGCGCCTGCGGGCCCTGGCGCCGGCATGACCGGCCTGCTCGCCCCCTGTTCGGGACGGCGTTCTCATCCGCGCTCCCGCGTGATACCTCCCCGGCCTGAACACGAGGGTGCCGCCAAGGGGCCTGCGCAAACACGGGAGTCGCGCTTGAGCGAGACCAGAACCGTCGACGTCGTGATCACCGGCCGCGTGCAGGGCGTCGGCTACCGCGTCTGGACGCAGCATCAGGCGCAGCTGCACGGGCTGACCGGCCATGTGCGCAACCGCGACGACGGGGCGGTCATCGCCACCTTCTCGGGCCCTGCCGACGCAATCGGCGCGATGCTGAAGGCCTGCGAGGCGGGCCCGCGTGGCGCGCGGGTCGACGCGGTCGCGGTGACGGAGCAGCCCGGATCCGAGACGTTTCCGGATTTCGAGATCCGCGGCGCCTGACGCCCGGCGCACTTCCCGCGTCCGACCGCTCGCGCGGCCCACCCCCTCGACAGGTGACCTGCCGCCGGGCTAGCGAGCGGCGGCGCTCCGCCCGACCCCCGACCGCATGACCAACCTTCCCACCGACGCCGCCTTCTCGCACCTCGATCTCGCCGCGCTGATCTTTTTCGTCATTGCCTGGGTCGGCTACGGCCTCTCGGTCGGGCGGATGCGCGGGCGGCTCGTGAGCCTCAGCCAGATCATGAACGCGCAGCGCGAGTCCTGGGCGCGGCAGATGATCGTGCGCGAGAACCGCGTGGTGGACACCACCATCAACGCCTCGCTGCAGAACGGCACCGCCTTCTTCGCCTCGACCTCGCTGATCGCGCTCGGCGGCGTCCTCACGCTCTCGCGCTCCGGCGACGAGGTGCTGAGCCTGTTCGGAACGCTGCCGTTCGGCGCGATCACGACGCGCACCACCTGGGAGATCAAGGTGGCGGGGCTCGCTGTCGTGTTCGTCTACGCGTTCTTCAAGTTCGCCTGGGCCTACAGGCTGTTCAATTACGGCGCCATCCTGATCGGCGCGGTGCCCCCCAAGGGCAGCGGCGCCTCGGAGGCCCAGATGCTGCGCGCAGCCCGCCGGGCCGCCGCGATGAACATCGCGGCCGGCAATCACTTCGCGCGGGGCCAGCGGGCCTTCTTCTTCGCGCTCGCCTATCTGGGCTGGTTCGTGAGCCCGATCATCCTGATGCTGACGACGACCGCGGTCGTCCTGGTGATGTGGCGGCGCCAGTTCGTCTCCGAGATCCGGGCCGCGCTGCTCTCGGAGCACCCGCTGAAGGTCAGGGAGCCGAATCCATGACGAACCCTCCGGACCCGATCCGCCCGGCCCGCGCGAGCGAAGAGGCGATCGCCGAGACCATGCTGCGGCTCGTCGCCGAGCGTGGGGCGGGCAAGACGATCTGTCCCTCCGAGGTCGCTCGGGCCCTCGGCGGCCCGCACCCGGACGGCTGGGGCCCGCTGATGCAGCCGGTGCGGCGCGTCGCGGTGCGGCTCACGAAATCCGGACAGGTCGTGATCCTGCGCAAGGGACGACCGGTGCCGGACCCGGACGATTTCCGCGGCATCTACCGGCTGGCAGCCGCCCCGGGCGACGCTTCGGGCGCGGCTTCGGGGACCAGTTCGGGCGACGGTGCCGGGAACGCGTCCGAGGTGTAGCCGGCGAGCCTGTAGGCGAGAAGGCCGATCCACTCCTTCACCGCGAGGTCGAGATGGAGGAGGCCGTCCGAGGCGAAGCTGTTGAAGCGGAACGCGTCGGCGAAGCCGCGCGTCCGGTAGTCGACCGGGAAGGCGGTGACCTCGAAACCCGCCTGCCGGAAGCAGCCGATCGACCGGGGCATGTGCCAGGCGGAGGTGACGAGGAGCCAGCGCTCGCCGGGCTTCGGCTTGACGAGATCGGCGGTGAAGAGCGCGTTCTCGCGGGTGTTGCGGGAGCGGTGCTCCAGGATCAGGCGTGAGCGCGGAGCGCCCAGCACGTCGCCCATGCGGCCGACGATCTCGGCCTCGGAGAGGCCCTGGCTGAGGCTGCCGCTGCCACCCGAGAAAACGAGCCGCGCGCTCGGGAAACGGCGGGCGAGGTCGGCGAGGTAGATCGGACGCTCACCCGCGTCGTTCACGACGATCTGGCGGCGCGCCTCGGACAATCCGGAATCGACGCCGCCGCCGAGGACGATGATGCCGGTGGGCGGGGCGCCGTCCTCGGCGAAGGCCGGGAAGCGCTGCTCGAGGGGCGCGAGCGCCAGGAAGGGCAGGGGCGAGAGCCCGGCGAGTGCGAGGCCGCCGAGGCCGAAGCCGGCGAGACCCGCGCCGGTGCGCCGCCAGCGCGTCGCCACGAGAAGAACGAGCCCGAGCCATCCGACGAAGATCAGGAAGTTCGACGGCGTCAGGACGAAGAAGATCACCTTCGAAAGCGGGAAGAACATCGTCCGGACGGGCCTCTGGCGGATGATCTCGGATGGCTTCGGCGGGCGCTCAGCGGTTCTCCGTCTCGGCCCTGAAGCGGGCGAGGGCGGCCTCGTCCGGCGGCAGCAGGCCCGCGAGGCTGCCGCCATTCTCGACGGCGCGCAGGATCCAGAGGTCGAGGCGCTGCTGCTCGACCGCCTCGAAGGCGACGACCTCCGCGATCGTCGGCGGCACGACGGCAACGCCGTGGCCGTCGCCGACCACGATGTCGCCCGGATGGACCGCCGCGCCGGCGCAGCCGATCGGCTCGTTCGTGCCGGCGAGGACGAGGCCGGGGGCCGCGAGCGCCGGTGCCTCGCCGCAATCCCAGACGGGCAGGCTGCCGCCGACCGGCAGCGCGCCCGAGACGACGAGTCCGGCTGCACCGCGGCGCAGGAGGCGCTCGGCCAGGATCGCGCCGAAGGGGAGGGCGCTGCCGGCACCTCCCGCATCGATCACGACCACGGCGCCCTCCGGGACGGCTTCGACAGCCTCGGCCAACGAGGGGCCCGCCTCGTCGCGGGCCGGGATCAGGCGCATCGTCACGGCGGCGCCGACCGCGCGCGTGCCGCCCGTGCGCCGGCGCAGGCCGCGCGGCACGCAGGCGCCGAGTCCCCGGCGCATCAGGGCCCGCGCGAGGCTCGCCGTCGTGACGGCCGACAGGGCATCCCGCAGGGTCGTGTCGATCGGCATGCCAGAGATCTCCATGCCGAGGGGTTCGGCCTCCGCCCAAGGTGGGTCGCGCACGGGTTCCGGCAAGCCGCGCCGGGGATCAGCAGATCGGCTCGGCGATCACCTGAGCGGCGCCGGGGCGGGCCGCGATCCCCGCGTACCACCGGGACAGGGCCGGACGCTCGACTCGCGCGTGGGGCAGGTGCAGCCAGCGATGCGCCGCGCAGCCGACGGCGATGTCGGCGATGC carries:
- a CDS encoding dimethylmenaquinone methyltransferase: MPIDTTLRDALSAVTTASLARALMRRGLGACVPRGLRRRTGGTRAVGAAVTMRLIPARDEAGPSLAEAVEAVPEGAVVVIDAGGAGSALPFGAILAERLLRRGAAGLVVSGALPVGGSLPVWDCGEAPALAAPGLVLAGTNEPIGCAGAAVHPGDIVVGDGHGVAVVPPTIAEVVAFEAVEQQRLDLWILRAVENGGSLAGLLPPDEAALARFRAETENR